In a single window of the Cucumis melo cultivar AY chromosome 11, USDA_Cmelo_AY_1.0, whole genome shotgun sequence genome:
- the LOC103501120 gene encoding uncharacterized protein LOC103501120 isoform X1: protein MNMQANKEVERRNAQGQGQVEKRVETVDYRSSVGQGLEKRNVQVVHVPHSSSENFATSGGVLAGAAAAVANTLQSAKEAISRK, encoded by the exons ATGAATATGCAAGCAAACAAG GAAGTAGAACGTAGAAATGCACAAGGTCAAGGTCAAGTGGAGAAGAGAGTGGAGACAGTAGACTATCGATCATCGGTGGGGCAAGGCCTAGAAAAGAGAAACGTGCAAGTAGTTCATGTGCCTCATTCCTCATCGGAAAACTTCGCCACCAGCGGCGGCGTCCTCGCCGGAGCGGCAGCAGCGGTTGCCAACACCCTCCAATCTGCCAAGGAAGCCATCTCTCGCAAATAA
- the LOC103501120 gene encoding uncharacterized protein LOC103501120 isoform X2: MNMQANKALERRNAQGQGQVEKRVETVDYRSSVGQGLEKRNVQVVHVPHSSSENFATSGGVLAGAAAAVANTLQSAKEAISRK; encoded by the exons ATGAATATGCAAGCAAACAAGGCAT TAGAACGTAGAAATGCACAAGGTCAAGGTCAAGTGGAGAAGAGAGTGGAGACAGTAGACTATCGATCATCGGTGGGGCAAGGCCTAGAAAAGAGAAACGTGCAAGTAGTTCATGTGCCTCATTCCTCATCGGAAAACTTCGCCACCAGCGGCGGCGTCCTCGCCGGAGCGGCAGCAGCGGTTGCCAACACCCTCCAATCTGCCAAGGAAGCCATCTCTCGCAAATAA
- the LOC103501121 gene encoding microtubule-associated protein RP/EB family member 1C isoform X1 — MASSIGIMDSAYFVGRSEILSWINSTLHLNLSKVEESCSGAVQCQLMDAVHPGMVSMHKVNFDAKSEYEMIQNYKVLQDVFNKLKITKHIEVSKLVKGRPLDNLEFMQWMKWYCDSINGGVLHNYNASERREACKGGKEASKKFAASQSSAKNSVATSRSQTSQNARRNEATASINSANQSAKASRPSSSNGAAVYDEQVIHGLQYGYEFLLFRTSDLMIRIPMQITELKLSIDSLEKERDFYFAKLRDIEILCQSHEIQDSNVVRAIKKILYAGEDDASVVVEAQAMVSMAAQKEGKTTTEGISANMETQKRKNIQNLDVDAVGISTLSPRQRISGVSDVHCSGSPLMTY, encoded by the exons atggCTTCAAGTATTGGAATCATGGATTCGGCTTACTTCGTTGGCAGATCTGAGATCCTTTCATGGATCAATTCCACTCTCCACCTTAATCTCTCCAAAGTTGAAGAG TCTTGCTCTGGTGCGGTACAGTGCCAGTTGATGGATGCGGTTCATCCAGGAATGGTGTCCATGCATAAGGTCAATTTCGATGCGAAAAGCGAATACGAGATGATTCAGAACTATAAGGTTCTTCAAGATGTGTTCAACAAGCTCAAGATCACTAAG CATATTGAGGTTAGCAAACTTGTGAAAGGTAGACCACTTGATAATTTGGAGTTCATGCAATGGATGAAGTGGTACTGTGATTCCATCAACGGAGGAGTTCTACACAA TTATAACGCTTCAGAAAGGAGAGAAGCCTGCAAAGGAGGGAAAGAAGCTAGTAAGAAATTTGCAGCTTCTCAATCTTCAGCCAAGAACTCAGTGGCTACATCTAGATCTCAAACCTCTCAGAATGCAAGAAGAAATGAAGCCACTGCTTCTATCAACTCAGCAAATCAATCGGCAAAAGCTTCAAGGCCTTCCTCTAGTAATGGAGCAGCTGTATATGATGAACAGGTAATTCATGGATTACAATATGGATATGAATTCCTTCTGTTTAGAACATCTGATCTGATGATAAGAATTCCCATGCAGATCACAGAGCTGAAACTTTCAATTGACAGTCTCGAGAAAGAAAGAGACTTTTACTTTGCCAAATTGAGGGATATTGAGATTCTATGCCAGAGTCATGAAATACAGGACTCCAAT GTTGTAAGAGCGATAAAGAAGATTCTGTATGCTGGGGAAGATGATGCATCAGTAGTGGTAGAAGCTCAAGCGATGGTATCCATGGCTGCCCAAAAGGAAGGTAAGACAACAACTGAAGGGATTTCTGCCAATATGGAAACGCAGAAGagaaaaaatattcaaaatctTGATGTTGACGCTGTGGGGATATCAACATTGTCTCCTAGGCAGAGAATTTCTGGTGTTTCTGATGTTCATTGCAGTGGTTCACCACTGATGACTTACTGA
- the LOC103501121 gene encoding microtubule-associated protein RP/EB family member 1C isoform X2, which yields MASSIGIMDSAYFVGRSEILSWINSTLHLNLSKVEESCSGAVQCQLMDAVHPGMVSMHKVNFDAKSEYEMIQNYKVLQDVFNKLKITKHIEVSKLVKGRPLDNLEFMQWMKWYCDSINGGVLHNYNASERREACKGGKEASKKFAASQSSAKNSVATSRSQTSQNARRNEATASINSANQSAKASRPSSSNGAAVYDEQITELKLSIDSLEKERDFYFAKLRDIEILCQSHEIQDSNVVRAIKKILYAGEDDASVVVEAQAMVSMAAQKEGKTTTEGISANMETQKRKNIQNLDVDAVGISTLSPRQRISGVSDVHCSGSPLMTY from the exons atggCTTCAAGTATTGGAATCATGGATTCGGCTTACTTCGTTGGCAGATCTGAGATCCTTTCATGGATCAATTCCACTCTCCACCTTAATCTCTCCAAAGTTGAAGAG TCTTGCTCTGGTGCGGTACAGTGCCAGTTGATGGATGCGGTTCATCCAGGAATGGTGTCCATGCATAAGGTCAATTTCGATGCGAAAAGCGAATACGAGATGATTCAGAACTATAAGGTTCTTCAAGATGTGTTCAACAAGCTCAAGATCACTAAG CATATTGAGGTTAGCAAACTTGTGAAAGGTAGACCACTTGATAATTTGGAGTTCATGCAATGGATGAAGTGGTACTGTGATTCCATCAACGGAGGAGTTCTACACAA TTATAACGCTTCAGAAAGGAGAGAAGCCTGCAAAGGAGGGAAAGAAGCTAGTAAGAAATTTGCAGCTTCTCAATCTTCAGCCAAGAACTCAGTGGCTACATCTAGATCTCAAACCTCTCAGAATGCAAGAAGAAATGAAGCCACTGCTTCTATCAACTCAGCAAATCAATCGGCAAAAGCTTCAAGGCCTTCCTCTAGTAATGGAGCAGCTGTATATGATGAACAG ATCACAGAGCTGAAACTTTCAATTGACAGTCTCGAGAAAGAAAGAGACTTTTACTTTGCCAAATTGAGGGATATTGAGATTCTATGCCAGAGTCATGAAATACAGGACTCCAAT GTTGTAAGAGCGATAAAGAAGATTCTGTATGCTGGGGAAGATGATGCATCAGTAGTGGTAGAAGCTCAAGCGATGGTATCCATGGCTGCCCAAAAGGAAGGTAAGACAACAACTGAAGGGATTTCTGCCAATATGGAAACGCAGAAGagaaaaaatattcaaaatctTGATGTTGACGCTGTGGGGATATCAACATTGTCTCCTAGGCAGAGAATTTCTGGTGTTTCTGATGTTCATTGCAGTGGTTCACCACTGATGACTTACTGA